The following are encoded together in the Primulina tabacum isolate GXHZ01 chromosome 18, ASM2559414v2, whole genome shotgun sequence genome:
- the LOC142532949 gene encoding uncharacterized protein LOC142532949, producing MGNCQAVDAAALVIQHPNGKLERMYWPITANEVMTMNPGHYVSLIIPLPASGDENTGDDVRSLRFTRVKLLRPSDTLVLGRAYRLVTTQEVMKVLRAKKHAKMKRNRLDSGENKLIESTGSEILAENSGLEKNDHQIQGKRSYRHRQRTGPTNSTTGRSKSWRPSLQSISESTS from the exons atgGGAAATTGCCAAGCAGTTGATGCGGCAGCATTAGTGATACAGCATCCCAATGGAAAGCTTGAGAGGATGTATTGGCCAATCACCGCAAATGAGGTGATGACAATGAATCCGGGACATTATGTATCTCTCATAATTCCGTTGCCGGCCTCCGGCGACGAGAATACCGGTGATGACGTCAGGTCCTTGAGGTTTACTCGAGTGAAGCTTCTCCGGCCGAGTGATACTCTGGTTCTTGGCCGGGCTTATCGCCTTGTCACTACTCAAG AGGTTATGAAAGTGCTTAGAGCAAAGAAACATGCAAAGATGAAGAGAAACCGGTTGGATTCGGGCGAAAACAAGCTGATAGAGAGCACCGGTTCTGAAATTCTGGCAGAAAACTCGGGACTGGAGAAGAATGATCATCAG ATTCAAGGCAAAAGATCGTACAGGCACCGCCAGAGGACGGGACCGACAAATTCCACCACCGGACGGTCCAAATCGTGGCGGCCATCTTTGCAAAGCATTTCGGAGTCTACGAGCTGA
- the LOC142533482 gene encoding nucleobase-ascorbate transporter 7-like produces MAGGGAAAPPPKQDELIPHPVKDQLPGVSYCITSPPPWPEAILLGFQHYIVMLGTTVLIPSFLAPQMGGGKEEKAQMIQTLQFVAGLNTLAQILLGTRLPAVIGGSYTYIPATLSIVLAGRYSEILEPVERFKRIMRGIQGAMIVASTLQIVIGFSGLWRNVTRFMSPLSTVPLVALSGFGLYELGFPLVAKCVEIGLPQLILLVIFSQCLPHLMKGGKHVFTRFAVLFSVILVWIYAHLLTIGGAYKNAAPTTQLSCRTDRAGIISGAPWIRVPYPFQWGAPTFHAGEAFAMMATSFVTLVESTGAFIAVSRYASATPMPHSVLSRGVGWQGLGILFSGIFGTGNGSSVSIENAGLLGLTRVGSRRVVQVSAVFMIFFSVLGKFGAVFASIPAPIVAALYCILFAYVGVGGLGFLQFCNMNAFRTKFILAFSIFMGLSIPQYFNEYRSVKGYGPIHSSAKWFNDMINVPFSSEPFVAGVLALILDVTLPPKDGTTRKDRGMHWWDRFQSYKTDTRSEEFYSLPCNLNKFFPSV; encoded by the exons ATGGCAGGAGGCGGAGCAGCTGCACCACCACCAAAACAAGATGAGTTGATACCACATCCAGTCAAAGATCAGCTCCCCGGTGTTTCTTACTGCATTACAAGCCCACCTCCTTGGC CTGAGGCAATACTGCTTGGTTTCCAGCACTACATTGTGATGCTTGGTACTACGGTTCTCATACCCTCCTTTCTGGCTCCTCAAATGGGAGGAGGAAag GAAGAGAAGGCTCAAATGATTCAGACACTACAATTTGTTGCTGGATTGAACACGCTAGCTCAGATATTACTCGGGACTCGACTGCCAGCTGTGATCGGTGGTTCTTATACATATATCCCCGCAACTTTGTCAATTGTCTTGGCTGGTCGATATAGTGAAATTTTGGAACCTGTAGAG AGATTCAAGAGGATTATGAGAGGAATTCAGGGGGCTATGATTGTAGCTTCCACTCTTCAGATAGTTATCGGCTTCAGTGGCCTTTGGAGAAACGTTACTAG GTTCATGAGTCCACTTTCTACAGTTCCACTGGTAGCTCTCAGTGGATTTGGGCTTTATGAGCTTGGTTTTCCTCTG GTAGCAAAATGTGTGGAGATTGGATTGCCTCAGCTTATCTTACTAGTGATCTTTTCGCAA TGCTTACCTCATCTGATGAAAGGTGGAAAACACGTCTTTACTCGTTTTGCTGTGCTATTCTCGGTCATTTTAGTGTGGATTTATGCTCATTTACTGACCATTGGTGGAGCATACAAAAATGCCGCACCAACAACTCAATTAAGCTGTAGAACTGACCGTGCTGGAATCATAAGTGGCGCTCCTTG GATCAGAGTTCCGTATCCATTTCAATGGGGAGCTCCTACTTTCCATGCTGGAGAAGCATTCGCCATGATGGCGACTTCATTTGTTACCCTTGTTGAG TCCACTGGTGCTTTCATTGCTGTGTCAAGGTATGCCAGTGCAACTCCTATGCCGCATTCTGTTCTCAGCCGAGGGGTTGGCTGGCAG GGTCTCGGCATATTGTTTTCTGGAATTTTTGGAACTGGAAACGGGTCATCTGTTTCTAT TGAAAATGCCGGTTTGCTCGGGTTGACACGAGTTGGAAGCCGAAGAGTTGTACAAGTttctgctgtttttatgatattctTTTCAGTACTAG GCAAATTCGGAGCTGTCTTTGCTTCAATTCCGGCTCCAATCGTTGCTGCGTTGTATTGCATTCTGTTTGCCTATGTTG GGGTAGGAGGTCTCGGTTTCCTGCAATTCTGCAACATGAATGCCTTCAGAACAAAGTTCATTCTTGCATTCTCAATCTTCATGGGATTATCCATACCGCAATATTTCAACGAGTACAGATCTGTAAAGGGCTATGGCCCAATCcattcctcagcaaaatgg TTCAACGATATGATCAACGTTCCTTTCTCGTCCGAACCATTCGTTGCTGGAGTTTTGGCTCTGATTTTGGATGTCACGTTGCCTCCGAAAGACGGCACGACGAGGAAAGATAGAGGCATGCATTGGTGGGATAGGTTCCAATCATATAAAACCGATACAAGAAGTGAAGAGTTCTATTCGTTGCCTTGCAATCTCAACAAATTCTTCCCATCTGTGTAG